One region of Eurosta solidaginis isolate ZX-2024a chromosome X, ASM4086904v1, whole genome shotgun sequence genomic DNA includes:
- the LOC137235498 gene encoding LOW QUALITY PROTEIN: glycogen phosphorylase-like (The sequence of the model RefSeq protein was modified relative to this genomic sequence to represent the inferred CDS: deleted 1 base in 1 codon; substituted 1 base at 1 genomic stop codon), which translates to MVGRWIRTQQMYYETDPKRVYYLSLEYCMGRSXVQNMMINLGIQSECEEAMYQLGLDIEALEDIEEDAGLGNGGLGRLAACLLDSMATLGIAAYGYGLRYEYGIFAQTILNGEQQEQSDDWLRFGNPWQKARPEFMKPVNFYGRVIDTPEGKKWVDTQVVYAMPYDIPIPGYGNNRVNTLRLWSAKSPVDFNLKFFKNGDYIQAVLYRNLAENITRVVYPDDNFFEGKALRLKQEYFMVAATLHDIVRRYKNSKFGSRETVRHHFDHFSDKIAIQLNDTHPSLAIPELMRIFIDEENLDWGTAWDITKRTCGYTNHTVLPEALERWPVSLLESILPRHLQIIYHINFLFMENVAKKYPGDFERMRHMSLVEEDGRKRINMAHLSIVGSHAVNGVAAIHSETSQGKKYTVVSHMKVGK; encoded by the exons ATGGTGGGCCGTTGGATACGCACCCAGCAGATGTACTACGAAACGGATCCTAAACGTGTCTACTATTTATCACTTGAGTACTGTATGGGACGTTCA TAGGTACAAAATATGATGATAAATTTGGGCATTCAAAGTGAATGTGAAGAGGCTATGTATCAGCTGGGCTTAGATATTGAAGCGCTTGAGGATATTGAAGAAGATGCTGGTTTGGGAAATGGTGGATTGGGACGTTTGGCGGCATGTTTATTGGATTCAATGGCTACTCTTGGTATTGCGGCCTATGGTTATGGCTTACGTTACGAATATGGTATATTTGCGCAAACGATCTTGAATGGTGAGCAACAGGAGCAGTCTGATGACTGGTTACGTTTTGGTAACCCATGGCAAAAGGCACGTCCTGAATTTATGAAACCAGTTAATTTCTATGGACGTGTTATTGATACGCCTGAGGGTAAGAAGTGGGTGGACACACAGGTTGTGTATGCTATGCCATACGATATTCCCATACCTGGTTATGGTAACAATCGCGTGAATACTTTGCGTTTATGGTCTGCTAAGAGTCCTGTTGACTTCAATTTGAAATTCTTCAAAAATGGTGACTACATTCAAGCCGTATTGTACCGTAATCTCGCTGAGAACATTACACGTGTAGTCTATCCCGATGACAACTTCTTCGAAGGCAAGGCATTGCGTCTCAAGCAAGAATATTTCATGGTTGCTGCCACTTTACATGACATTGTACGTCGTTACAAAAATTCCAAATTTGGCTCACGCGAAACTGTGCGTCATCATTTCGATCATTTCTCCGATAAAATTGCCATCCAATTGAATGACACTCATCCTTCACTGGCTATACCCGAGTTGATGCGTATATTTATTGATGAGGAGAATTTGGATTGGGGTACAGCTTGGGATATAACTAAACGTACCTGCGGCTACACAAATCACACCGTATTGCCCGAAGCTTTGGAACGCTGGCCCGTTTCATTGTTGGAGTCAATTCTGCCACGTCATCTACAAATCATCTATCATATTAATTTCCTATTCATGGAAAACGTAGCCAAAAAATATCCGGGCGACTTTGAACGTATGCGTCATATGTCTTTGGTAGAGGAGGATGGTAGGAAGCGCATTAATATGGCGCATTTGTCTATTGTCGGCTCACATGCTGTAAACGGTGTAGCTGCTATTCATTCAGAAACTTCACAAGGAAAAAAGTATACGGTGGTCTCCCATATGAAAGTTGGGAAGTAG